A window of Reinekea marina contains these coding sequences:
- a CDS encoding DUF6942 family protein has product MKVIGEATAVLNVCINNVPEWPSQTFPENTTTLSGNELSQLIAVNSNHWRKIFNVYAKLLHAINPKNTDDWRQVRDHRLLQAGNQHALTLGTPRLEQPLKSLTLIAGKQFAENLGVLTNAQEIHPGIYRPSINNCLVVPYFDYRALSDKKIAWLADEIRGQWPQISSQA; this is encoded by the coding sequence ATGAAGGTAATTGGTGAAGCCACGGCCGTATTAAACGTTTGCATCAATAATGTGCCCGAATGGCCAAGCCAAACTTTTCCCGAAAACACTACAACACTGTCTGGCAATGAGCTCTCACAACTGATTGCCGTTAATTCAAACCACTGGCGAAAAATTTTTAACGTGTATGCAAAATTATTACATGCAATAAACCCAAAAAATACCGATGATTGGCGCCAAGTTAGAGACCACAGATTACTCCAAGCTGGTAACCAACATGCTTTAACGTTAGGCACCCCAAGATTAGAACAACCCTTGAAATCTCTCACCTTAATAGCAGGCAAACAATTTGCAGAAAACCTTGGGGTATTAACAAACGCACAGGAAATACACCCAGGCATTTATCGACCCAGCATTAATAATTGTTTAGTAGTGCCCTATTTCGATTACCGGGCACTATCGGATAAAAAAATAGCGTGGTTGGCCGATGAGATTCGAGGGCAATGGCCCCAAATTTCGAGCCAAGCATAA
- a CDS encoding MBL fold metallo-hydrolase has translation MQLSLVYRQTLLHEKRSFMQTSAQNNSTQVVLLGTGTPNPDPLRMGPCTAITVGERAYIIDCGPGLVRRAQAAYEQGIAALKVSNLTHLFLTHLHSDHTIGLPDIIFTPWVMGRKEPLQVFGPKGTAHLVDHVNKAYGADIQARTCGLEPINSTGGKAEATEFSAGVCYEDSAVRIEAFGVNHGKGWEPFGFKITTNDKTIVVSGDTSPCPDVYDLWKNCDVLVHEVYSQKGFDRRNPDWQRYHSAMHTSGIQLGEIAAQVNPKKLVMTHLLLWGATEVDLINEVRQNFQGDVQVGQDLGVY, from the coding sequence TTGCAACTCTCTTTAGTATATCGGCAAACTCTATTGCACGAGAAAAGGTCTTTCATGCAAACAAGCGCTCAAAATAATAGCACTCAAGTTGTTTTGCTAGGTACCGGCACACCTAACCCCGACCCGCTTCGAATGGGACCCTGCACAGCAATTACCGTTGGAGAACGCGCCTATATTATTGATTGCGGGCCTGGTTTAGTACGCCGCGCACAAGCCGCATATGAACAAGGTATTGCAGCCTTAAAAGTATCGAACTTAACTCATTTATTTTTAACACACCTTCACTCTGACCACACCATTGGCCTGCCAGATATTATATTTACGCCTTGGGTGATGGGCCGAAAAGAGCCACTGCAGGTATTTGGTCCAAAAGGCACCGCCCACTTAGTTGATCATGTAAACAAAGCCTATGGCGCCGACATTCAAGCCCGAACTTGCGGCTTAGAGCCCATAAACTCTACCGGAGGCAAAGCCGAAGCTACGGAATTTTCGGCTGGCGTTTGCTATGAAGATAGCGCCGTTCGCATTGAAGCTTTTGGAGTGAACCATGGCAAAGGCTGGGAGCCATTCGGGTTTAAAATAACCACCAACGATAAAACCATTGTAGTTTCTGGTGATACCTCACCCTGCCCAGACGTTTACGACCTATGGAAAAATTGCGATGTGCTAGTACATGAAGTGTATTCGCAAAAAGGGTTCGACCGACGCAACCCCGATTGGCAGCGCTACCACAGCGCCATGCACACATCGGGCATTCAACTCGGAGAGATTGCCGCGCAAGTGAACCCTAAAAAACTGGTGATGACTCACCTACTGCTGTGGGGCGCTACTGAAGTAGATTTAATCAACGAGGTGCGTCAAAACTTTCAAGGTGACGTTCAAGTCGGGCAAGACCTAGGTGTTTATTAA
- a CDS encoding rhodanese-like domain-containing protein — MDGIANNTLTLIDVRPLNEFKFGHIPGAINAPIDELESIISKLPRSAEIVAYCRGPYCTFSHQAVLILSKLGYSIRRYDEGLPQWRAYGFPVEVE; from the coding sequence GTGGACGGCATTGCAAATAACACTTTAACCTTGATCGATGTACGCCCGTTAAACGAATTTAAATTTGGCCACATTCCAGGGGCTATTAACGCGCCCATTGACGAATTAGAATCGATAATCTCCAAATTACCGAGGAGTGCTGAAATAGTTGCATATTGTCGCGGTCCTTATTGCACATTTTCACACCAAGCCGTGTTAATACTTTCTAAATTAGGGTATTCCATAAGGCGGTATGATGAAGGGCTACCCCAGTGGCGCGCCTATGGGTTTCCGGTTGAGGTTGAATGA
- a CDS encoding ABC transporter permease subunit, with the protein MTRFVPGGPVERIIMESSAMAMDGASGNRQSMMLSERQIEKLKEFYGLDKPIPEAYVDWIGNVLTGELGKSTRYYMPVWDMIIERLPIALYFGVLTFIISTVVSIPLGVAKALKHGGLMDNVSSGLIFLGFAVPAYVVGVLLLTWFSFSWELFPMGGFVHEDFEDFSRGKQFLDLLWHTALPLICYLIADFAVLTVTMKNNLMENLSADYVRTAVAKGMPFKQAVKNHAFRNSLIPLASHFGNFLTAFLGGSFLIEVIFNIDGIGLLGFEALVENDYPVVMGLLAITTGLFLVGNILSDILVALVDPRVKYGAK; encoded by the coding sequence ATGACACGTTTTGTTCCAGGTGGACCCGTGGAACGAATCATCATGGAAAGTTCAGCCATGGCAATGGATGGGGCGAGCGGTAATCGACAGTCAATGATGTTGTCTGAACGGCAAATCGAAAAATTAAAAGAGTTCTATGGACTCGATAAACCCATCCCAGAAGCCTATGTCGACTGGATAGGCAACGTACTGACCGGCGAGCTGGGTAAATCTACCCGTTACTACATGCCTGTGTGGGATATGATAATCGAGCGTCTGCCCATAGCGCTGTATTTTGGCGTGCTGACATTTATTATCAGTACCGTGGTGTCTATCCCCTTAGGGGTGGCTAAAGCCCTAAAGCACGGCGGGCTCATGGATAACGTATCGTCGGGGCTTATATTCTTAGGCTTTGCGGTACCGGCCTATGTTGTGGGCGTGTTACTGCTCACTTGGTTTTCGTTTAGCTGGGAGCTTTTCCCAATGGGCGGCTTTGTTCACGAAGACTTTGAAGACTTCTCTCGCGGCAAACAATTCTTAGATTTACTCTGGCACACCGCGTTACCGCTCATTTGTTACCTTATCGCCGATTTTGCCGTGCTTACCGTCACCATGAAAAATAATTTAATGGAAAACCTCTCGGCCGATTACGTTCGCACGGCCGTGGCGAAAGGCATGCCATTTAAGCAAGCGGTAAAAAACCACGCCTTCCGTAATAGCCTTATTCCTTTGGCTTCTCACTTTGGTAACTTTTTAACGGCCTTTTTAGGGGGCAGCTTCTTAATTGAAGTTATCTTTAATATTGATGGTATTGGCTTGTTAGGCTTTGAAGCGTTAGTAGAAAACGATTACCCCGTGGTTATGGGCTTACTGGCTATCACGACAGGCTTATTTTTAGTGGGCAATATATTATCCGATATTTTGGTGGCCTTGGTCGACCCTCGTGTTAAGTATGGAGCGAAGTAA
- a CDS encoding ABC transporter permease, whose amino-acid sequence MTEVTAPPVVEKEKREWFSPLTRKKIHRFTQIKRGYYAFWVFMLLIVLSAAAELIVNNKALIVKYEGSLYFPTYSDVIGGDFFGLDYPYETNYRELSEKFSNDGSNNWVLLPLVPWNAFEQDFLDGEYPPYAPSAERKHYLGTDSIGRDIVARLVYGFRIAIIFAMFSLFICMGIGVSVGCAMGYFGRWIDLVGQRVIEILSVVPFLYVIMVFASIVKPGLFWLTVVYVMFGWMGITWYMRSMTYKEKARDYVMSARAIGASHARIIFHHILPNTIVMVITIAPFFMVAGISVLTALDYLGFGLRPPTPSIGELLQQGKANLDSPWIVWSAILSVSTILVLIQFIGEAVREAFDPKRYTRYE is encoded by the coding sequence ATGACAGAAGTAACAGCGCCACCGGTAGTAGAAAAAGAAAAACGTGAGTGGTTTAGCCCGCTGACGCGCAAAAAAATACACCGTTTTACGCAAATAAAACGTGGCTATTATGCCTTTTGGGTGTTCATGCTTTTAATCGTGTTGTCGGCTGCAGCCGAACTGATCGTCAACAACAAGGCATTGATCGTAAAATATGAAGGCAGCTTGTATTTCCCCACCTATAGCGATGTTATTGGTGGCGATTTCTTCGGGCTCGATTACCCATATGAAACCAATTATCGTGAACTCAGCGAAAAATTCTCAAACGATGGGTCTAACAATTGGGTGTTGTTACCGCTGGTGCCTTGGAATGCATTTGAGCAAGACTTTTTAGACGGTGAATACCCTCCATATGCGCCATCGGCCGAACGAAAGCATTATTTAGGCACCGATAGTATCGGACGAGACATTGTTGCGCGCTTAGTTTACGGTTTTCGAATCGCCATTATTTTTGCCATGTTCTCGTTATTTATTTGCATGGGCATTGGTGTCTCTGTGGGTTGTGCCATGGGTTACTTTGGCCGTTGGATTGATCTAGTCGGGCAGCGTGTGATTGAAATTCTTTCCGTTGTGCCTTTTTTGTACGTCATTATGGTATTTGCTTCCATCGTAAAGCCAGGCTTATTTTGGTTAACGGTGGTTTACGTCATGTTTGGATGGATGGGCATTACCTGGTATATGCGCTCGATGACATACAAAGAAAAGGCACGTGATTACGTAATGTCGGCTCGTGCCATTGGCGCTTCCCACGCTCGTATTATTTTTCATCATATTTTGCCAAACACCATCGTAATGGTGATCACCATCGCACCCTTTTTTATGGTGGCAGGTATTTCCGTGCTCACAGCACTCGATTACTTAGGATTTGGCTTAAGACCGCCAACGCCGAGTATTGGTGAGCTGCTGCAGCAGGGTAAAGCAAATTTAGACAGCCCTTGGATTGTGTGGTCGGCTATTTTGTCGGTCTCTACCATTTTAGTGCTTATTCAGTTTATCGGTGAAGCCGTGCGTGAAGCGTTTGATCCTAAACGCTACACGCGGTATGAGTGA
- a CDS encoding extracellular solute-binding protein produces the protein MSHLRKPVVGIVAAASLMLSAHGWSESLPANLTWISNMDQPVFANQEAPKGGTVNYRISSFPLTLRTEGPDSNGAFAAWTRGLFGSLMERHPNTREFIPYLAESWAFAGDDRTMYFKLDEDARWSDGEKVTADDFVFTREFMTSEDIQAPWYNDYYSNEISEVTKIDEYTLKVVSGPAKPVDELYEQVNLRPLPEHAIRPALNEDWVEEQNWTIFPTVAAYQIDDVDMGKSITLKRVKDWWAADKKYMVGRYNVDKFRIKVIRDTDVTLQALNKGELDAHMMIFPAQWHSFNEDFSAYAKGYIQKTWAFNATPQGLAGVWLNKQDPMLSNHDIRLGIAHAMNVPKMLEAALYGDYQHLQNLGSGYGKYENKDVKAFPFNPDKAREYFAKAGYSKMGPNGFLVNDAGEELKVELLYLSPAHTPRTSVLQEEAKKAGLNLELNLLAGAQGFKAMLEKNHKAGFVGMGAGMLPAYWQYFHSDNAKEQTNNFTMTADPELDKLIMTYKEEFDTDVRIKAAHAIQEWVIADAAYIPTYSVPFTRAAHWKWLKVPAEAAGLEDSLFCSGGLSDCYGRFWVDAEEKKAVEAAMKSGKTFESVTRIDTTWK, from the coding sequence ATGAGTCATCTAAGAAAGCCTGTTGTCGGCATTGTTGCCGCTGCGTCGCTGATGCTCTCAGCCCATGGCTGGAGCGAGTCGCTACCTGCAAACCTCACTTGGATTTCGAACATGGATCAACCTGTGTTTGCAAACCAAGAAGCACCGAAAGGCGGAACGGTAAATTACCGTATTAGCTCTTTCCCATTAACCTTACGTACTGAAGGTCCTGATTCAAACGGTGCTTTTGCCGCTTGGACACGTGGTTTGTTTGGTTCTTTAATGGAGCGTCACCCAAATACGCGTGAATTTATTCCTTATCTTGCAGAATCATGGGCATTTGCTGGCGATGACCGCACCATGTACTTTAAGCTTGATGAAGATGCGCGCTGGTCTGATGGTGAAAAAGTTACCGCAGACGATTTCGTGTTTACACGTGAATTCATGACTTCAGAAGATATTCAAGCGCCGTGGTATAACGATTACTACTCAAACGAAATTTCTGAAGTAACAAAAATTGATGAGTACACTTTAAAAGTTGTTTCTGGTCCGGCTAAGCCTGTCGATGAGCTTTATGAGCAGGTTAACCTTCGTCCATTACCAGAACATGCCATTCGTCCAGCACTTAATGAAGACTGGGTAGAAGAGCAAAACTGGACCATTTTCCCTACGGTTGCTGCATATCAGATTGATGATGTAGACATGGGTAAATCTATCACCTTAAAGCGCGTTAAAGATTGGTGGGCTGCTGACAAGAAATACATGGTCGGCCGTTACAACGTTGATAAGTTCCGTATCAAAGTAATACGCGATACAGACGTTACCTTACAAGCCTTAAACAAAGGCGAGCTAGACGCACACATGATGATTTTCCCTGCGCAATGGCATTCTTTTAACGAAGATTTCTCAGCCTATGCGAAAGGCTATATTCAAAAAACTTGGGCGTTTAATGCAACACCACAGGGCTTAGCCGGTGTTTGGTTGAACAAGCAAGATCCTATGCTTTCTAACCATGATATTCGTTTAGGTATTGCTCATGCGATGAACGTACCTAAAATGCTAGAAGCCGCTTTGTATGGCGATTACCAGCACTTACAGAACCTAGGTTCTGGTTACGGTAAATATGAAAACAAAGATGTTAAAGCTTTCCCATTTAATCCAGATAAAGCACGCGAGTACTTTGCAAAAGCAGGCTACAGCAAAATGGGTCCTAATGGTTTCTTAGTTAACGACGCCGGTGAAGAACTTAAAGTAGAGTTACTTTACTTAAGCCCAGCACACACGCCGCGTACTTCTGTATTACAAGAAGAAGCGAAAAAAGCGGGTCTTAATTTAGAATTAAACCTATTAGCGGGCGCGCAAGGCTTTAAAGCCATGCTAGAGAAAAACCATAAAGCAGGTTTTGTTGGCATGGGTGCCGGCATGCTGCCAGCTTACTGGCAGTACTTCCACTCAGACAATGCTAAAGAGCAAACCAACAACTTCACAATGACTGCGGACCCTGAGCTAGATAAGTTGATCATGACTTATAAAGAAGAGTTCGATACAGACGTTCGAATTAAAGCCGCTCACGCGATCCAAGAGTGGGTTATTGCCGATGCTGCTTATATTCCAACGTACTCAGTACCATTTACTCGTGCGGCGCACTGGAAGTGGTTGAAGGTTCCTGCTGAAGCTGCGGGTCTTGAAGATTCTCTATTCTGTTCAGGTGGCTTATCGGATTGTTATGGTCGCTTCTGGGTAGATGCAGAAGAGAAGAAAGCTGTTGAAGCAGCCATGAAGAGTGGAAAAACATTTGAGTCTGTGACTCGAATCGACACCACTTGGAAATAA
- a CDS encoding ABC transporter ATP-binding protein, translated as MTSEPILSVRNLKTEFEVESGVVQVLDGVSFDVPKGKTLGIVGESGCGKSVTASSIMGLLPRPYGRVNGGEILYDGQDLAKIPKEEFYKVRGNRISMIFQEPMTALNPVQPVGKQIAEVFKLHKPNIAKEDYRTLSIEMLAKVGIPEPERRYDEFPHQLSGGMRQRVMIAIALACEPDVLIADEPTTALDVTIQAQILELMQKLQDENGMSIIFITHDLGVVAEMCDEVVVMYAGRVAEQASVFDIFEKPQHPYTQGLLASIPRLDGTPKTVLPTIAGQVPSLMDMPPGCRYASRCPNVTEQCKATPELQFYGKEHQVACWLVESNPVQVAAVGEAQ; from the coding sequence ATGACAAGTGAACCGATCCTGTCCGTTCGAAACTTAAAAACTGAATTTGAAGTTGAAAGCGGAGTTGTTCAGGTGCTCGACGGTGTAAGCTTTGATGTTCCTAAAGGGAAAACATTGGGCATTGTGGGCGAATCGGGTTGTGGAAAAAGCGTTACCGCTTCTTCCATTATGGGGCTTTTACCGCGCCCATATGGTCGTGTGAATGGCGGTGAAATTCTTTACGATGGGCAAGATTTAGCAAAAATCCCAAAGGAAGAGTTTTACAAAGTTCGCGGAAACCGCATTTCTATGATTTTTCAGGAGCCGATGACCGCACTGAACCCAGTGCAACCTGTCGGCAAACAAATTGCCGAAGTCTTCAAGCTGCATAAGCCAAACATAGCCAAAGAAGACTATCGAACGCTCAGCATTGAAATGTTGGCGAAGGTAGGTATTCCAGAACCAGAACGTCGCTACGATGAGTTCCCTCATCAGCTGTCTGGTGGAATGCGTCAGCGTGTCATGATCGCTATTGCACTGGCGTGCGAACCCGATGTACTGATTGCCGATGAACCGACGACCGCGCTAGATGTGACCATTCAAGCGCAAATTTTAGAGCTCATGCAAAAGTTACAAGATGAAAACGGCATGTCGATTATCTTTATTACACATGACTTAGGCGTTGTTGCTGAAATGTGTGATGAAGTAGTGGTCATGTACGCCGGACGTGTTGCAGAGCAAGCCAGCGTGTTCGATATTTTTGAAAAACCTCAACACCCTTACACGCAAGGTTTACTGGCTTCTATTCCTAGGTTAGACGGTACGCCTAAAACGGTTTTACCAACCATTGCGGGGCAGGTACCTAGTTTAATGGATATGCCTCCTGGCTGCCGTTACGCAAGCCGATGCCCAAATGTTACCGAGCAATGCAAAGCAACCCCTGAATTACAGTTTTATGGAAAAGAACACCAAGTAGCCTGCTGGCTGGTGGAATCAAATCCCGTGCAAGTTGCAGCGGTAGGAGAAGCACAATGA
- a CDS encoding ABC transporter ATP-binding protein has translation MSDAILSVNELTQHFKLKSGLLSPAHFVHAVDGVSFNLQPGETLGLVGESGCGKSTLGRTLLKLYEPTSGSIFYDQQDITDTSGKELRNLRKSMQMVFQDPMESLNARHTVGDIIAEPLLVHNVGNRASRLAKVHELLEKVGLPKDAANRYPHEFSGGQRQRIGIARAIALEPKVLVCDEAVSALDVSVQSQILNLLMDIQKEMNLALIFIAHDLSVVKHISDRIAVMYLGRIVELADAQTLYESPKHPYTQSLIAAIPVPDPRKRKKREILHGDVPSPINPPSGCHFHTRCPVATQQCKEVDPKLKDLTDSHKVACLLVE, from the coding sequence ATGAGTGATGCAATTTTATCGGTAAACGAACTCACCCAGCATTTTAAATTGAAAAGCGGATTATTGTCGCCCGCGCATTTTGTACATGCCGTGGATGGCGTGAGTTTTAATTTACAGCCTGGTGAAACCTTAGGGTTAGTCGGGGAGTCTGGCTGCGGTAAGAGTACGCTTGGCCGTACTTTGTTAAAGCTGTACGAACCGACTTCAGGTTCTATTTTTTATGACCAGCAAGACATTACCGATACCAGTGGCAAAGAACTACGTAACCTGCGTAAAAGCATGCAAATGGTGTTTCAAGACCCAATGGAATCGTTAAATGCCCGGCACACCGTGGGGGATATTATTGCGGAGCCTTTGTTGGTGCATAACGTCGGTAACCGTGCCAGCCGCTTAGCCAAAGTTCATGAGTTACTCGAAAAAGTAGGTTTGCCAAAAGACGCGGCTAATCGCTATCCGCATGAGTTTTCAGGTGGCCAACGTCAACGTATCGGTATTGCCCGCGCCATTGCTTTAGAACCCAAAGTGCTGGTGTGTGATGAAGCGGTTTCAGCGTTAGACGTGTCTGTTCAATCGCAAATTTTAAATTTGTTAATGGACATTCAAAAGGAAATGAACCTTGCGCTCATATTTATTGCGCATGATTTATCCGTCGTTAAACATATTTCAGATCGCATCGCGGTCATGTACCTTGGTCGTATTGTTGAATTAGCCGATGCACAAACGCTTTATGAATCGCCCAAGCATCCGTATACGCAATCGTTGATTGCGGCGATTCCTGTGCCCGACCCACGCAAACGCAAGAAGCGTGAAATATTACACGGTGATGTGCCTTCACCCATTAATCCGCCTTCTGGGTGTCATTTTCATACCCGTTGCCCAGTAGCTACTCAGCAATGCAAAGAAGTGGACCCAAAACTGAAAGACTTAACAGACTCGCACAAAGTGGCGTGTTTGTTAGTGGAATAA
- the alr gene encoding alanine racemase produces MARAATATINIEAFRHNYRLAKSLARSAKAVAIIKADAYGHGAIKMAYALENEADAFGVACIEEAVELREAGIQKPILLLEGFFSADELQTISELNLWCAVHSLEQIDALANTKLINPIHVWLKMDSGMHRLGVMPKEYRSAFARLNQLEQVAEVVLMTHFANADNIGCPITAQQMQCFDEVTHDLNAPISIANSAATLGYENARRQFQRPGIMLYGATPFSNPHPIADQLQPVMSLTSEIIAIREVPAGEGVGYSHRYVCNQPTLVGTVAMGYADGYPRHAKDGTPVMVNGQRTALIGRVSMDMLTVDLTQVTGAQVGSKVELWGDSLAAAEVATYCDTIPYTLFTGVTRRVHKRYINE; encoded by the coding sequence ATGGCCAGAGCCGCCACTGCCACCATAAATATAGAGGCATTTCGCCACAATTACCGCCTAGCCAAATCTCTGGCTCGCTCTGCCAAAGCGGTTGCCATCATTAAAGCGGATGCCTACGGTCATGGGGCAATTAAAATGGCGTACGCATTAGAAAATGAAGCCGATGCGTTCGGTGTGGCTTGTATAGAAGAAGCCGTTGAACTACGAGAAGCTGGAATACAAAAACCTATTTTATTACTCGAAGGTTTTTTCAGTGCCGATGAACTTCAAACCATCAGCGAATTAAATTTATGGTGTGCCGTACACAGCCTTGAACAGATAGATGCCCTTGCCAACACTAAATTAATAAACCCCATTCATGTTTGGTTAAAAATGGACAGCGGCATGCACAGGTTAGGCGTTATGCCTAAAGAATACCGTTCGGCCTTTGCTAGATTAAACCAATTAGAGCAAGTGGCTGAAGTGGTACTCATGACCCACTTTGCCAACGCCGACAATATTGGCTGCCCTATAACCGCGCAACAAATGCAATGTTTTGATGAAGTTACGCACGATCTTAATGCTCCCATCAGCATCGCAAACAGTGCCGCAACTTTAGGCTACGAGAACGCTCGCCGGCAGTTTCAACGCCCAGGTATTATGTTGTACGGCGCAACTCCTTTTAGCAATCCGCATCCGATAGCGGATCAATTACAGCCCGTGATGTCGCTCACTTCAGAAATTATTGCGATACGAGAAGTACCCGCCGGTGAAGGTGTCGGCTACAGCCACCGATACGTGTGTAACCAACCAACACTAGTAGGCACAGTGGCCATGGGTTACGCCGATGGCTACCCACGCCATGCTAAAGATGGCACACCTGTGATGGTCAATGGTCAACGTACAGCCCTAATTGGCCGAGTGTCTATGGACATGCTGACGGTCGATTTAACTCAGGTAACCGGTGCTCAGGTGGGTTCAAAGGTAGAATTGTGGGGCGATTCTTTGGCGGCGGCTGAAGTAGCCACCTATTGCGATACGATTCCCTATACCCTATTTACAGGGGTCACTCGTCGAGTGCATAAGCGTTACATAAACGAATAA
- a CDS encoding RidA family protein, with product MSNKTIISTKKAPAAIGPYSQAVKVGDTVYLSGQIPLNPETMEMVTDSFEAQAVQVFENLKAVAEAAGGDLSNFVKMTILLSDLKYFNQVNELMSQYFSEPYPARAAYAVKALPKDADIEIEAIMAL from the coding sequence ATGTCGAACAAAACGATCATCAGTACAAAAAAGGCTCCTGCAGCCATTGGTCCTTATTCACAAGCGGTAAAAGTGGGCGATACAGTATACTTATCAGGCCAAATTCCATTAAACCCTGAAACCATGGAAATGGTGACTGACTCTTTTGAAGCGCAAGCCGTTCAAGTGTTTGAGAACCTCAAAGCCGTTGCAGAGGCGGCCGGCGGTGATCTTTCAAATTTTGTGAAAATGACCATTTTATTATCCGATTTGAAATACTTTAACCAGGTAAATGAGTTAATGAGCCAGTACTTTTCAGAGCCATACCCCGCGCGTGCAGCGTATGCTGTAAAAGCACTACCAAAAGATGCCGACATTGAAATTGAAGCCATCATGGCGCTTTAA